The Schistocerca gregaria isolate iqSchGreg1 unplaced genomic scaffold, iqSchGreg1.2 ptg000665l, whole genome shotgun sequence genome includes a window with the following:
- the LOC126318355 gene encoding pre-mRNA-splicing factor ATP-dependent RNA helicase PRP16-like has protein sequence MEEGGAVAGSGEGAFLGDEEKIRAFEERLEEGRQEKLGLGVHRHRVAPGTEAKMKDRNRWEEDRLLASGIMQRVNVELPTELESETDVRVHLVVQNTKPPFLDGRVSFTKVTEPVVPVKDPTSDIAVLSRKGSKLLRETREKKERLESLKNFWELAGSKMGALIGHQGRAAKGEGEEEGQANVYAVASAKSVMTEEKRERIRRQKESLPIYACRKELLQLIRESNIVIVIGETGSGKTTQMTQYLYESGYARHGMIGCTQPRRVAAVSVARRVSEEMDVQVGGLVGYTIRFEDMTSEATRIRYMTDGVLVRESLRDPDLDQYKVIIMDEAHERALNTDVLFGILKKIAQRRCDLKLIVTSATMDAEKFSRFFGNVPTFRIPGRTFPVEILYTKTPVEDYVEAAVAQSLQIHVSRGAGDILVFMTGQEDVEMTCMLIQEGLSKLGRDVRPMVVLPMYSQLSAELQNRAFQDLPPNVRKLIVATNIAETSLTVDGVLYVIDSGFIKLKIYSPRIGMDVLQVFPISRASADQRAGRAGRTGPGVCYRLFTERMYRDELLSTTVPEIQRTHLANVVLLLKSIGIEDLLEFEFMDPPPQDNIQQSLYHLWILGALDDRGALLPLGRRMCEFPLDPPLSKMLIMSERMGCSSEMVVIVSMLSVPSVFVRPKERAEESDMAREKFMVPESDHLTLLFVYQQWKSSGYSAKWCVENFVQYKAMRRVQEIHGQILDIMQSGKMRIVSCKGRWDPIRETICSAYFQNAARMKGIGEYINLRSGIPCYLHPTSSLYGLGYTPEYIVYHELVYTTKEYMQCVTAVDPHWLVKLGPMFYSVKESQFASSLSSSSSPAEEGGGGWALYM, from the exons ATGGAGGAGGGTGGGGCGGTGgcggggagtggggagggggcgtTTTTGGGCGACGAGGAGAAGATTAGAGCGTTCGAGGAGAGGTTGGAGGAGGGTCGGCAGGAGAAGTTGGGTTTGGGGGTTCACAGGCACCGGGTGGCGCCGGGGACGGAGGCGAAGATGAAGGACAGGAACAGGTGGGAGGAGGATCGTTTATTGGCGTCTGGGATCATGCAGAGGGTGAACGTGGAGTTGCCGACGGAGTTGGAGTCGGAGACGGACGTGAGGGTGCATTTGGTGGTGCAGAACACGAAGCCGCCGTTTTTGGACGGGAGGGTTAGTTTTACGAAGGTGACGGAGCCGGTGGTGCCGGTGAAGGACCCGACGTCGGACATCGCGGTGCTGAGTCGGAAGGGGAGCAAGTTGTTGAGGGAGACGCGGGAGAAGAAGGAGAGGTTGGAGAGTTTGAAGAATTTTTGGGAGTTGGCGGGGAGCAAGATGGGCGCGCTGATAGGCCACCAGGGGAGGGCggcgaagggggagggggaggaggaggggcagGCGAACGTGTATGCGGTGGCGAGCGCGAAGTCGGTGATGACGGAGGAGAAGAGGGAGAGGATTCGGAGACAGAAGGAGTCGTTGCCGATATACGCGTGCAGGAAGGAGCTGTTGCAGTTGATTCGCGAGAGCAACATCGTGATAGTGATTGGAGAGACGGGGAGCGGGAAGACGACGCAGATGACGCAGTACCTGTACGAGAGCGGGTACGCTCGGCACGGGATGATTGGGTGCACGCAGCCGCGGCGAGTGGCGGCGGTGTCGGTGGCGCGTCGAGTGAGCGAGGAGATGGACGTGCAGGTGGGCGGGTTGGTGGGGTACACGATTCGGTTCGAGGACATGACGAGCGAGGCGACGCGGATTCGGTACATGACGGACGGCGTGTTGGTGCGGGAGTCGCTGCGCGACCCGGACCTGGACCAGTACAAGGTGATCATCATGGACGAGGCGCACGAGCGGGCGCTGAACACGGACGTGCTGTTCGGGATACTGAAGAAGATAGCGCAGAGGAGGTGCGACCTGAAGCTGATCGTGACGTCGGCGACGATGGACGCGGAGAAGTTTTCCCGTTTTTTCGGGAATGTCCCGACGTTCCGGATTCCGGGGCGGACATTTCCGGTGGAGATTTTGTACACGAAGACGCCGGTGGAGGACTACGTGGAGGCGGCGGTGGCGCAGTCGCTGCAGATCCACGTGAGTCGGGGAGCGGGGGACATACTGGTGTTCATGACGGGGCAGGAGGACGTGGAGATGACGTGCATGTTGATCCAGGAGGGGTTGTCGAAGTTGGGGAGGGACGTGCGCCCGATGGTGGTGTTGCCGATGTACTCGCAGTTGTCGGCGGAGCTGCAGAACCGAGCGTTCCAGGACTTGCCGCCGAACGTGAGGAAGTTGATTGTGGCGACGAACATTGCGGAGACGTCGCTGACGGTGGACGGCGTGTTGTACGTGATTGACTCGGGGTTTATCAAGTTGAAGATTTACAGTCCGCGGATAGGGATGGACGTGCTGCAGGTGTTCCCGATATCGAGGGCGTCGGCGGACCAGAGGGCGGGGAGGGCGGGGAGGACGGGGCCGGGGGTGTGTTACCGGTTGTTCACGGAGAGGATGTACAGAGACGAGTTGTTGTCGACGACGGTGCCGGAGATCCAGAGGACGCACTTGGCGAACGTGGTGCTGTTGCTGAAGTCGATTGGGATAGAGGACTTGCTGGAGTTCGAGTTCATGGACCCGCCGCCGCAGGACAACATCCAGCAGTCGCTGTACCACCTATGGATATTGGGGGCGTTGGACGACAGGGGGGCGTTGTTGCCGCTGGGGCGTCGGATGTGCGAGTTTCCGCTGGACCCGCCGTTGTCGAAGATGCTGATCATGTCGGAGAGGATGGGTTGTTCGAGCGAGATGGTGGTGATCGTGTCGATGTTGAGCGTGCCGAGCGTGTTCGTGAGGCCGAAGGAGAGGGCGGAGGAGAGCGACATGGCGAGGGAGAAGTTCATGGTGCCGGAGTCGGACCACCTGACATTGTTGTTCGTGTACCAGCAGTGGAAGTCGAGCGGGTATTCGGCGAAGTGGTGCGTGGAGAATTTCGTGCAGTACAAGGCGATGCGGCGCGTGCAGGAGATACACGGCCAGATTTTGGACATCATGCAGAGCGGGAAGATGAGGATAGTCAGTTGCAAGGGTCGTTGGGACCCGATTAGAGAGACGATATGTTCGGCGTACTTCCAGAACGCGGCGAGGATGAAGGGGATTGGGGAGTACATCAACTTGCGGTCTGGGATTCCGTGTTACTTGCACCCGACGTCGTCGCTTTACGGACTGGGGTACACGCCGGAGTACATAGTGTACCACGAGTTGGTGTACACGACGAAGGAGTACATGCAGTGCGTGACGGCGGTGGACCCGCACTGGCTGGTGAAGTTGGGGCCGATGTTTTACTCGGTGAAGGAGAGCCAGTTcgcgtcgtcgttgtcgtcgtcgtcgtcgccggcggaggaggggggagggggg tgGGCGCTGTACATGTAA
- the LOC126318354 gene encoding protein transport protein SEC31-like, with the protein MWKNSLYPEQYPYGIVFGGSSNGSICIWNPAPIVDKSIRNVKPLVVVAQSHCGPVYTIDCNPNEPTYLASGSDRLETFIWICADPSKPVVHSLRASKHEQSATAVKSVAFNPVYKQILASGAEDKTMTIWDLRKKRPAIYLSDPSGSFCNSTVAWRVDQPMYIAAASSSDESPLIRLWDLRFTMSPNATFAGHRQGVTSMSWSRVDSSLLLSTGKDSQTICWDANTGQLICEVGCGFEGALNCANKDVQWSAMMPTLFSVCSSDRRVQVYSLQDFENKATPESIAAARLKVRQEIESRKLEPVSDGDGMLDIINEAIHEASENAMKISRASREVRNGAQIPIRPPEWIRRRSGVSFDFRGVLWTFCASGGGVVSRVRVEADPEFSRRASVLEAALGSDVEGACARMVECVPEGERGTWELVRAFLSGQRRQATLARLGLDAKEIGERLREQMKDLPDLETLYLGNESESESMEEEEEKSGGVLKPLCESANQPLFVDEDVGHFEHILSVQREGGEQLGAASLQGTAEFKFSLSPGSLKFGELEGGEAEVCNAMVVGELKTVVEWYLRKGSMADALMVASMGGQELWSQVQEMYFRQNRGRLEVALMHVISGQHFSSFVDNVELENWKEGLAVICTYAPDQEFESLCARLGDRLVEGQQCSAAETCYVCAGALEKASLIWVRELESCKGDDYVFKLQMLIAKYVILASVVSRSEEHSVPLCMQLKYTQYALILVSQGQLETAVSYLAKVQRLSDSAIVDSIVDRVYYSLPADVARSCFPERPKFPYQVRHVNLPLAGIQGASSAEQSRYQRPPRADAYNQRAGPYFEGANPPPSLESVPQTSHYQPPSAPYQHHRYQPPVSQRQSPAPRYRQPPVAQLRQPPPSTSPSLQPSITAPPQPSASAAHPSRATPLMGPPRYRSVAPPPQPSSSAAPSFHSSLMMAPPPRTPSAAPSPQPSSMMPPPRTPSAAPSPQPSSMMPPPRTTPVVPQTTSVAPPPRTTSAAPSPQPSSMMPPPTSAVPPPRTTSAAPSPQPSSVMPPPASAMPQATSAVPPPRTSSTAPHPASAMPPPRISSVAPPPISAMPQSTSAMPPPRTTSAAPSPQPSSVMPPPSPSMPQTSSIAPPPRASSVAPPPNVHQSSHYTRPRHLMTPPPSARQPPVLPNNNYLQAQPPAPHQQNSPAPDAPPSQLSNSIPATHLAPPPQKPSSLRFTTTIKQATAPVNPKGAPLPTYQPPGATSFSPNHL; encoded by the exons ATGTGGAAGAACAGTTTGTATCCGGAGCAGTATCCCTACGGGATAGTGTTTGGTGGCTCGAGCAACGGTTCGATTTGCATATGGAATCCGGCTCCGATTGTCGA CAAGAGCATTAGGAACGTGAAGCCGTTGGTGGTGGTGGCGCAGAGCCACTGCGGTCCGGTGTACACGATTGACTGCAATCCGAACGAGCCGACGTATTTGGCGTCTGGATCCGACAGGTTGGAGACGTTTATTTGGATTTGCGCGGACCCGTCGAAGCCGGTGGTGCACTCGCTGCGCGCGTCGAAGCACGAGCAGTCGGCGACGGCGGTGAAGTCGGTGGCGTTCAACCCGGTGTACAAGCAGATATTGGCGAGTGGGGCGGAGGACAAGACGATGACGATTTGGGATTTGAGGAAGAAGCGGCCGGCGATTTACTTGAGCGACCCGAGCGGTTCGTTTTGCAACAGCACGGTGGCGTGGAGGGTGGACCAGCCGATGTATATAGCGGCGGCGAGTTCGAGCGACGAGTCGCCGCTGATACGCCTGTGGGACTTGAGGTTTACGATGAGTCCGAACGCGACGTTTGCGGGACACAGGCAGGGGGTGACGTCGATGTCGTGGTCGAGGGTGGATTCGTCGTTGCTGCTGAGCACGGGGAAAGACAGCCAGACGATTTGCTGGGACGCGAACACGGGGCAGCTGATATGCGAGGTGGGGTGTGGTTTTGagggggcgctgaactgcgcgaaCAAGGACGTGCAATGGAGCGCGATGATGCCGACGTTGTTTTCGGTGTGTTCGTCGGACAGGAGAGTGCAGGTGTATTCGCTACAGGACTTCGAGAACAAGGCGACGCCGGAGTCGATAGCGGCGGCGAGGTTGAAGGTGAGACAGGAGATAGAGAGTCGCAAGTTGGAGCCGGTGTCGGACGGCGACGGGATGTTGGACATTATCAACGAGGCGATACACGAGGCGAGCGAGAACGCGATGAAGATTTCGCGGGCGTCGAGGGAGGTCAGGAACGGGGCGCAGATACCGATTCGCCCGCCGGAGTGGATCAGGAGGAGGAGTGGCGTGTCGTTCGACTTTCGGGGCGTTCTTTGGACGTTTTGCGCGTCAGGGGGCGGGGTGGTAAGCAGGGTGAGGGTGGAGGCGGATCCGGAGTTTTCCAGGAGGGCGTCGGTGCTGGAGGCGGCGTTGGGGTCGGACGTGGAGGGTGCGTGCGCCCGGATGGTGGAGTGCGTgccggagggggagagggggacgtGGGAGTTGGTGAGGGCGTTTTTGTCGGGTCAGAGGAGACAGGCGACGCTCGCGCGCTTGGGGCTGGACGCGAAGGAGATAGGGGAGAGGTTGAGGGAGCAGATGAAGGACCTGCCGGATCTGGAGACGTTGTATTTGGGGAACGAGTCGGAGTCGGAgtcgatggaggaggaggaggagaagtctGGGGGGGTGTTGAAGCCGCTTTGCGAGTCTGCGAACCAGCCGCTGTTTGTGGACGAGGATGTGGGACATTTCGAGCACATTTTGTCGgtgcagagagaggggggagagcagcTGGGGGCGGCGTCGCTGCAGGGGACAGCGGAGTTCAAGTTTTCGCTTTCGCCGGGGAGTTTGAAGTTTGGCGAGTTGGAGGGGGGCGAGGCGGAGGTCTGCAACGCGATGGTGGTGGGCGAGTTGAAGACGGTTGTGGAGTGGTACCTCAGGAAGGGCAGCATGGCGGACGCGTTGATGGTGGCGTCCATGGGCGGACAGGAGTTGTGGAGTCAGGTGCAGGAGATGTATTTTAGACAGAACAGAGGTCGTTTGGAGGTGGCGTTGATGCACGTGATATCTGGCCAGCACTTTTCGTCGTTCGTCGACAACGTGGAGCTCGAGAACTGGAAGGAGGGGCTCGCCGTGATTTGCACGTACGCGCCGGACCAGGAGTTCGAGTCTCTGTGCGCGCGATTGGGAGATCGACTGGTTGAGGGCCAACAGTGCTCGGCGGCGGAGACTTGCTACGTGTGCGCGGGTGCTTTGGAGAAGGCGTCTCTGATTTGGGTCAGAGAGCTCGAGAGTTGCAAGGGAGACGACTACGTTTTCAAGCTCCAAATGCTCATCGCCAAGTACGTCATTCTGGCGTCCGTCGTCTCCAGGTCGGAGGAGCATTCCGTGCCGCTTTGCATGCAGCTCAAGTACACTCAGTACGCGCTCATCCTCGTGTCTCAGGGACAGCTGGAAACCGCCGTGTCCTATTTGGCCAAGGTCCAGCGTTTGTCGGATTCCGCGATTGTCGACTCCATCGTCGACCGCGTTTATTACTCTCTTCCCGCCGACGTCGCACGGTCCTGCTTCCCAGAAAGGCCCAAGTTCCCCTACCAGGTCCGCCACGTCAATCTCCCGCTCGCCGGCATCCAGGGTGCCTCGTCTGCCGAACAGTCCAGATACCAGCGACCGCCGCGCGCCGACGCCTATAATCAAAGAGCTGGGCCCTATTTCGAAGGTGCCAACCCCCCGCCCAGCCTCGAAAGCGTCCCGCAGACCTCCCATTACCAGCCCCCCTCCGCGCCCTACCAACACCACCGCTATCAACCCCCGGTCTCTCAGCGCCAATCTCCGGCACCTCGCTACCGCCAACCGCCGGTcgcccaactccgccaaccgcctcctTCCACTTCGCCGTCGCTCCAGCCCTCCATCACCGCGCCGCCTCAACCCTCCGCCTCCGCCGCACATCCCTCTAGAGCCACGCCCCTCATGGGCCCGCCTCGGTACCGCTCCGTCGCGCCCCCGCCGCAACCTTCCTCTTCCGCCGCGCCTTCGTTCCATTCCTCCCTTATGATGGCGCCCCCACCTCGAACTCCCTCCGCCGCGCCTTCGCCCCAGCCCTCCTCCATGATGCCCCCACCTCGAACTCCCTCCGCCGCGCCTTCGCCTCAGCCCTCCTCCATGATGCCCCCACCTCGAACCACCCCCGTCGTGCCTCAAACCACCTCCGTCGCGCCCCCACCGCGAACCACCTCCGCCGCGCCCTCGCCCCAGCCCTCCTCCATGATGCCTCCGCCCACCTCCGCCGTGCCCCCACCGCGAACCACCTCCGCCGCGCCTTCGCCCCAGCCCTCCTCCGTGATGCCTCCGCCCGCCTCCGCCATGCCCCAAGCCACCTCCGCCGTGCCCCCACCTCGAACTTCCTCCACTGCGCCTCATCCCGCCTCCGCCATGCCCCCACCTCGAATCTCCTCCGTCGCGCCTCCACCCATCTCCGCCATGCCTCAATCCACCTCCGCCATGCCCCCACCGCGAACCACCTCCGCCGCGCCTTCGCCCCAGCCCTCCTCCGTGATgcctccaccctccccctccatGCCTCAAACCTCTTCCATCGCACCCCCACCTCGAGCCTCCTCCGTCGCACCCCCGCCTAATGTCCACCAGTCCTCTCACTACACCCGTCCCAGGCACCTCATGACCCCCCCACCTAGCGCCCGCCAACCCCCCGTCCTCCCCAATAACAACTACCTGCAAGCTCAACCACCGGCCCCCCACCAACAAAACAGCCCCGCTCCCGACGCGCCACCCTCCCAGCTCTCCAACTCCATCCCCGCCACACACCTCGCGCCCCCCCCGCAAAAGCCGTCGTCCCTCCGGTTCACTACCACCATCAAACAAGCCACCGCCCCCGTCAACCCAAAGGGCGCCCCCCTCCCCACCTACCAGCCGCCCGGCGCCACCTCCTTCTCTCCAAACCACCTGTAA